In a genomic window of Campylobacter concisus ATCC 51562:
- the ilvC gene encoding ketol-acid reductoisomerase, producing MAINVYYDKDCDLSLIQSKKVAIIGFGSQGHAHAENLRDNGVSVVIGLSKGGKSWAKAEAKGFEVKTVSEATKGADVIMILTPDELQAEIYKNEIEPNLKDHAAIAFGHGFNVHFGQIKAPANIDVIMIAPKAPGHTVRSEFLRGGGIPDLIAVEQNASGKAKEIALSYACGIGGGRTGIIETTFKDETETDLFGEQAVLCGGLCALVNAGFDTLVEAGYEPEMAYFECLHELKLIVDLMYQGGMADMRYSISNTAEYGDYVSGVRVVGEESRKAMKEVLREIQNGKFAKDFILERKAGYVRMNAERGIAERSLLNKTGKKLRAMMPWITNGKLIDQSKN from the coding sequence ATGGCTATAAATGTTTATTATGATAAAGACTGCGATTTAAGCCTTATTCAAAGTAAAAAAGTAGCAATCATCGGCTTTGGCTCACAAGGTCATGCACATGCTGAAAATTTAAGAGATAACGGTGTAAGCGTTGTAATTGGCCTTTCAAAAGGTGGCAAAAGCTGGGCAAAAGCTGAAGCAAAAGGCTTTGAGGTAAAAACCGTAAGCGAAGCTACAAAGGGTGCTGATGTGATTATGATTTTAACTCCAGATGAGCTTCAAGCTGAAATTTATAAAAATGAGATCGAGCCAAATTTAAAAGATCACGCTGCTATCGCGTTTGGGCATGGATTTAATGTTCATTTTGGCCAGATAAAAGCTCCAGCAAATATAGATGTCATCATGATCGCTCCAAAAGCCCCAGGTCACACAGTTAGAAGCGAATTTTTAAGAGGTGGCGGCATACCTGATCTTATCGCTGTTGAGCAAAATGCAAGTGGAAAGGCTAAAGAGATCGCTCTAAGCTATGCTTGCGGTATAGGCGGCGGTAGAACTGGCATCATCGAGACAACATTTAAAGATGAAACTGAAACAGATTTATTTGGCGAGCAAGCTGTGCTTTGCGGTGGTCTTTGCGCACTTGTAAATGCTGGATTTGATACGCTTGTAGAGGCTGGATATGAGCCTGAGATGGCGTATTTTGAGTGCTTACACGAACTAAAACTAATCGTTGATCTAATGTATCAAGGCGGCATGGCTGATATGCGCTACTCTATCTCAAACACAGCTGAATATGGCGACTACGTAAGTGGGGTAAGAGTAGTTGGCGAAGAGAGCAGAAAAGCTATGAAAGAAGTTTTAAGAGAAATTCAAAATGGTAAATTTGCAAAAGACTTCATCCTAGAGAGAAAAGCAGGATATGTTAGAATGAACGCTGAGCGCGGTATAGCTGAGAGAAGCTTGCTAAATAAAACTGGCAAAAAACTTCGCGCAATGATGCCTTGGATAACTAACGGCAAACTTATAGATCAAAGCAAAAACTAA
- the holA gene encoding DNA polymerase III subunit delta: MYRKDLELNLANANLSNYFLLFGADEFQIELFGKEILSFYSSEDANLLSLYFDEYNYAQASSHLSEQSLFGGKNILYIKSDKKIPAKELKELISLCSKSQDNYFLFELYESDMKLVFDTQKTFGTNFARFFKPSTPDEAINLLAKNSAKIGLNITKNALYELYFTHNENLYLAASELTKLKSLNTHIEQDDVKRLVFGLGGINFDDFFNKFMALKDIKNDFFTYLEDPNFNEILLLNSLYKAFFRLFKIYSYIKINGRLNLDEAIGYQPPVNVANLLKANSLKLNLNAYLEIFKTLNLAELELKTNTKMDKEIFVLSTILNLQHLISTANIK, encoded by the coding sequence ATGTATAGAAAAGATTTGGAGCTAAATTTAGCAAATGCAAATTTAAGCAACTACTTCTTGCTTTTTGGAGCGGACGAGTTTCAGATCGAGCTTTTTGGCAAGGAAATTTTAAGCTTTTATTCAAGTGAAGACGCAAATTTATTAAGCCTTTATTTTGACGAGTACAACTACGCGCAAGCAAGCTCTCACCTAAGCGAGCAGTCGCTTTTTGGCGGCAAAAATATCCTTTATATAAAAAGCGACAAAAAGATCCCAGCAAAAGAGCTAAAAGAGCTCATCTCACTTTGCTCAAAAAGCCAAGATAATTACTTTTTATTTGAACTTTATGAATCCGATATGAAACTAGTTTTTGATACACAAAAGACTTTTGGGACAAATTTTGCGAGATTTTTTAAGCCATCAACTCCAGATGAAGCGATAAATTTACTAGCCAAAAACTCAGCCAAAATAGGACTAAACATAACCAAAAACGCACTTTATGAGCTTTACTTTACGCATAATGAAAATTTATACCTTGCAGCAAGCGAGCTAACAAAGCTAAAGAGCCTAAACACACACATCGAACAAGATGATGTAAAAAGGCTGGTTTTTGGACTTGGCGGGATAAATTTTGATGATTTTTTTAACAAATTTATGGCTCTAAAAGATATAAAAAACGACTTTTTTACCTACCTAGAAGATCCAAATTTTAATGAAATTTTACTTCTAAATTCGCTTTACAAAGCATTTTTTAGACTATTTAAAATTTACTCTTATATAAAGATAAATGGCCGATTAAATTTAGATGAAGCAATTGGTTATCAACCGCCTGTAAATGTCGCAAATTTATTAAAAGCAAATAGTTTAAAACTAAATTTAAACGCCTATTTAGAGATATTTAAAACGCTAAATTTAGCCGAGTTGGAGCTAAAAACAAATACAAAAATGGATAAAGAAATTTTTGTATTATCAACTATTTTAAATTTACAACATCTCATATCAACAGCAAATATTAAGTAA
- the rpsF gene encoding 30S ribosomal protein S6 has product MKHYELLFILKPTLTEEEVKAKVDFVKEVITKNGGEIATVVEMGTRKLAYTIKKYERGTYFVIYYKAPPALLAELTRNVRITEDIIRFLSVKYENKREIAAWERLCKGIKQTIKKEPREPRAPREPRVEKVDEQTFTEE; this is encoded by the coding sequence ATGAAACATTACGAGCTTTTATTTATTCTTAAGCCGACATTAACGGAAGAGGAAGTTAAAGCTAAGGTTGACTTCGTAAAAGAAGTTATAACAAAAAATGGTGGCGAGATCGCTACTGTCGTTGAGATGGGTACTAGAAAACTAGCTTATACCATCAAAAAATACGAGCGTGGAACATACTTTGTTATCTATTACAAAGCCCCACCAGCACTTCTTGCAGAGCTTACGAGAAATGTAAGGATCACTGAAGATATCATAAGATTTTTAAGCGTTAAATATGAAAACAAACGCGAAATCGCAGCCTGGGAAAGACTTTGCAAAGGTATCAAACAAACCATAAAAAAAGAGCCTCGTGAGCCAAGAGCACCGCGTGAGCCAAGAGTTGAAAAAGTAGACGAGCAAACTTTTACAGAAGAATAA
- a CDS encoding RNB domain-containing ribonuclease, producing the protein MKEFLTSLLVGIKEKEVSNEDKEILRNLLNLGAVSSHKDKFYLNNGYVCGKLDISQNATGFIMPFDKRFKQDIIVENKNLNNSHLGDIVLAKLLPLKKKRQSAKIVMSLKLANETSVVYTKRFGAAILGVNLKTGLSTTLKATQKSLKMLPLGTLLKINNLNNEIVEVLGNLDDPLSDEKISLAIYNKNDKFSEACELEAKAFGDEVDASMYPNRVDLRNLEFCTIDPVDAKDFDDAIYFDEKKREIYVAIADVSEYVTAYSAIDSEAKKRGFSIYFPHISVPMLPRALSENICSLKPNVPRLAFCFKISLDANNEVKKEELFEAIILSKRRFNYDEIDEILEGKRECEISWIKPLFKLTTKLRKKRLLHAFDFRTKELRMSLDEEGQILQTRFESDSDSHRLVEDCMLLANKAAAKLISKGVFRNHASPDFKKIDTLLEDLQLLGLDFTYESDLANLIRKIQIKADELGNREEIDKLIIKSQKKAEYSSENLGHFGLGFDRYTHFTSPIRRYSDLILHRLLKAKISKDEKLYNFLLLNIQSTCANLSELEREADKVAYDFMDRKFARWAAANIGKEVRCYVSENQNVLVAKLDDHFVGARIFITGYSANLLQKLVVKITEADIASAKIFAKVVRKIDV; encoded by the coding sequence GTGAAAGAATTTCTAACATCACTACTAGTTGGCATCAAGGAAAAAGAAGTTTCAAACGAAGATAAAGAGATTTTACGAAATCTCTTAAATCTTGGTGCCGTAAGCTCCCATAAAGATAAATTTTACCTAAACAATGGCTACGTCTGCGGCAAGCTAGACATCAGCCAAAACGCAACTGGCTTTATCATGCCATTTGATAAACGCTTCAAGCAAGACATCATCGTTGAAAATAAAAATTTAAACAACTCACACCTTGGCGACATCGTGTTAGCAAAGCTTTTGCCACTTAAGAAAAAACGCCAGAGTGCTAAAATAGTGATGAGTCTAAAGCTTGCAAATGAGACAAGCGTGGTCTACACAAAACGCTTTGGGGCAGCTATTTTAGGTGTAAATTTAAAAACTGGACTAAGCACTACCTTAAAAGCGACGCAAAAAAGCCTAAAGATGCTTCCTCTTGGGACGCTACTAAAGATAAACAACCTAAACAACGAGATAGTTGAGGTTTTAGGAAATTTAGACGATCCGCTAAGTGATGAGAAAATTTCGCTTGCTATTTATAATAAAAACGATAAATTTAGCGAGGCTTGCGAGCTTGAGGCAAAGGCTTTTGGCGATGAAGTCGATGCTAGTATGTATCCAAACAGAGTTGATCTAAGAAATTTAGAGTTTTGTACGATCGATCCAGTCGACGCCAAAGACTTTGACGATGCCATATATTTTGATGAAAAAAAGCGCGAAATTTACGTTGCAATCGCTGATGTAAGCGAGTATGTGACCGCATATAGCGCTATTGACAGCGAGGCCAAAAAAAGAGGCTTTTCTATCTACTTTCCGCATATCTCAGTACCGATGTTGCCACGCGCGCTTAGTGAAAATATCTGCTCGCTAAAACCAAACGTGCCTCGCCTTGCATTTTGTTTTAAAATTTCACTTGATGCGAATAATGAGGTAAAAAAAGAGGAGCTTTTTGAAGCGATCATCCTTTCAAAAAGGCGCTTTAACTACGACGAGATCGATGAAATTTTAGAAGGCAAAAGAGAGTGTGAAATTTCATGGATCAAGCCACTTTTTAAACTCACCACAAAGCTTCGCAAAAAAAGGCTTTTGCACGCATTTGACTTTAGGACAAAAGAGCTTAGAATGAGCCTTGATGAAGAGGGTCAAATTTTACAAACTAGGTTTGAAAGCGACTCCGACTCACATAGACTAGTCGAGGACTGCATGCTTTTAGCAAATAAAGCTGCCGCAAAGCTCATCTCAAAGGGCGTTTTTAGAAACCACGCTTCGCCTGATTTTAAAAAGATAGATACATTACTTGAAGATTTGCAACTTTTGGGGCTTGACTTTACCTACGAGAGTGACCTTGCAAATTTGATAAGAAAGATCCAAATAAAAGCCGATGAACTGGGCAACCGCGAGGAAATAGATAAACTCATCATCAAGTCTCAAAAAAAAGCTGAGTACTCAAGTGAAAATTTAGGCCACTTTGGGCTTGGATTTGATAGATACACGCACTTTACAAGCCCTATTAGACGCTACTCTGACCTTATTTTACATAGGCTTTTAAAGGCTAAAATTTCAAAAGATGAAAAGCTTTACAACTTCTTGCTTTTAAACATCCAAAGTACCTGCGCAAATTTAAGCGAACTTGAAAGAGAAGCCGACAAGGTAGCCTACGATTTTATGGATAGGAAATTTGCACGCTGGGCAGCAGCAAACATCGGCAAAGAGGTGCGCTGCTACGTGAGCGAAAACCAAAATGTCTTGGTCGCTAAGCTTGATGATCATTTTGTTGGAGCTAGAATTTTTATAACTGGATACAGCGCAAATTTACTTCAAAAGCTTGTCGTAAAGATCACAGAGGCCGACATCGCGAGTGCTAAAATTTTTGCAAAAGTGGTAAGAAAGATCGATGTATAG
- a CDS encoding HDOD domain-containing protein, translated as MNESVFKKIKALPPLDDTVIQIQRLHADENSSISDLTKVVEKDPMLTANILRSANSPLYGFSQEITTIARAISLFGMATIRGFALSSTIKKSFSINLEPYGITTQDFLNISIIQNALMYNWHSKVNPKSLEILSPASFMLEIGKIVLAHELAENKQDVEFREKLKNISSPIDLALFETEILDMSNEEVTAKIFEQWNLETELSSSILYSNNPEEAPDHIKDYAKALKVIKTAVNIFNQLDDISIQNTLPLLDEYGFGHDTFLMAVAKVKDNL; from the coding sequence ATGAATGAATCAGTTTTTAAAAAAATCAAAGCACTTCCACCATTAGATGACACAGTTATACAAATTCAACGCTTACATGCGGACGAAAACAGCTCAATAAGTGATCTTACAAAAGTGGTCGAAAAGGATCCGATGCTAACGGCAAATATCTTGCGTTCAGCAAACTCTCCACTTTATGGGTTTTCCCAAGAGATCACAACCATAGCAAGAGCTATTTCTCTTTTTGGTATGGCTACTATTCGTGGTTTTGCGCTTTCAAGTACGATTAAAAAGAGCTTTTCTATAAATTTAGAGCCTTATGGCATTACTACACAAGATTTTTTAAATATCTCGATAATACAAAATGCACTGATGTACAATTGGCATTCTAAAGTTAATCCTAAAAGTCTAGAAATTCTATCTCCAGCTTCATTTATGCTTGAGATTGGCAAGATAGTTCTTGCTCACGAATTAGCCGAAAATAAGCAAGACGTCGAATTTAGAGAAAAACTTAAAAATATATCTAGTCCAATCGATCTTGCCCTATTTGAAACAGAAATTTTAGATATGTCAAATGAAGAAGTTACAGCTAAAATCTTTGAACAATGGAACCTTGAGACAGAGCTTAGTAGCTCAATACTCTATTCAAATAATCCAGAAGAGGCACCAGATCATATAAAAGATTACGCAAAAGCCCTAAAAGTGATAAAAACGGCTGTAAATATCTTTAATCAACTTGATGATATAAGCATACAAAATACTCTACCCCTTCTTGACGAATACGGCTTTGGACATGATACGTTTTTAATGGCTGTCGCTAAAGTCAAAGATAATTTGTGA
- a CDS encoding single-stranded DNA-binding protein: MFNKVVLVGNLTRDIELRYTTSGSAIGNSGIAVTRKFNTNGEKREETCFIDISFFGKSAEIANQYLSKGSKLLVEGRLKFDQWTDNNGQNRSKHSIVVENMEMLGGNSGANGQSQGGFNQNSSYSQQRNNGSTNSYGNGGYQNSAPQRQQMQPQNKKVQEEYYEEKIPDINIDADNFDGDNEIPF, translated from the coding sequence ATGTTCAATAAAGTAGTACTGGTTGGGAATTTAACAAGAGATATCGAGCTAAGATACACTACTAGTGGATCTGCTATAGGAAATTCCGGTATTGCTGTTACTAGAAAATTTAATACTAACGGCGAAAAACGTGAAGAGACATGCTTTATTGACATATCGTTCTTTGGCAAATCAGCTGAGATAGCAAATCAATATTTAAGCAAAGGCTCCAAGCTTCTGGTTGAAGGAAGATTAAAATTTGATCAATGGACCGACAATAACGGACAAAACCGTTCAAAGCATTCAATCGTAGTTGAAAATATGGAGATGCTTGGCGGAAATAGCGGAGCTAATGGACAAAGTCAAGGTGGATTTAATCAAAATAGTTCATACTCGCAACAACGAAATAATGGTTCAACTAATAGCTATGGCAATGGTGGATATCAAAATTCAGCACCACAAAGACAGCAAATGCAACCACAAAATAAAAAAGTACAAGAAGAGTACTATGAGGAAAAAATCCCTGATATAAACATTGACGCCGATAATTTTGATGGCGACAACGAAATACCGTTTTAA
- the rpsR gene encoding 30S ribosomal protein S18 produces MAEKRKYSRKYCKFTEAKIDFIDYKDTSLLKYCLSERFKIMPRRLTGTSKRHQEMVEKAIKRARHAAIIPYIVDRKDVVSNPFDGL; encoded by the coding sequence ATGGCAGAAAAAAGAAAATATTCACGTAAATATTGCAAATTTACAGAAGCAAAAATTGATTTTATAGATTATAAAGATACTTCTCTTTTAAAGTATTGTTTATCAGAGAGATTTAAAATAATGCCAAGACGTTTAACTGGCACATCAAAAAGACACCAAGAGATGGTAGAAAAAGCGATCAAAAGAGCTCGTCATGCAGCTATTATACCTTACATAGTAGATCGCAAAGATGTAGTTTCAAATCCTTTTGATGGACTATAA
- a CDS encoding divergent polysaccharide deacetylase family protein, translating to MSEKKTTKKRPAKKSAGRSHNKIFLGIGIIAAILIVALIAALSIKNKDVEQISKADETKTEKQISKKAETKVASKDKKQEYEKRKYPLKFDEDENLSKIFTDPKHKSELALKPKTEPKEQKKIAEVKSEAKKEEIKKEQNDTKNLLASYKNTEPSVIENEQKIEPFYNSKIEQKTELKSQNFEVKVDQNKSTEIEKKEKIKSEDTKVEPAKKAENLTTKKIEKTKYEEKNIKKDSFEAVPFTLNASIKGRAKLVIIIDDVATFEHASMIKSLGLKITPSIFPATKTHPDTPNIARTFEFYMIHLPMQAKHFDSPEIGTLTINESFESMHEKIKKIRKDFPRAKYTNNHTGSRFTSDFNAMDKAYRALIEQGFVFVDSKTIAQTAVARAAKKHNQPYISRDIFLDDDPSASAVRRELVAAVNLAKKRGYAIAIGHPKKNTITVIKESKNNLLKDVDVVYLKDIL from the coding sequence TTGAGCGAAAAAAAGACCACAAAGAAGCGTCCTGCAAAAAAGAGTGCGGGTCGCTCTCATAATAAAATTTTCCTTGGTATCGGCATCATTGCTGCTATTTTGATAGTGGCACTTATCGCAGCTTTAAGTATCAAAAATAAAGACGTGGAGCAGATAAGCAAAGCAGATGAGACAAAAACCGAGAAGCAAATTTCAAAAAAGGCTGAGACAAAGGTCGCCAGCAAAGATAAAAAACAAGAGTATGAGAAGAGAAAATACCCTCTAAAATTTGATGAAGATGAAAATTTAAGTAAAATTTTTACCGATCCTAAACATAAAAGCGAGCTTGCTCTAAAGCCAAAAACTGAGCCAAAAGAGCAAAAAAAGATAGCTGAAGTAAAGAGTGAAGCCAAAAAAGAAGAGATAAAAAAAGAGCAAAACGATACTAAAAATTTACTCGCAAGTTATAAAAATACAGAACCTAGCGTAATAGAAAATGAACAAAAGATAGAGCCATTTTATAACTCAAAAATAGAACAAAAAACCGAGCTAAAATCTCAAAATTTTGAAGTAAAAGTCGATCAAAATAAAAGTACTGAAATAGAAAAAAAAGAGAAAATTAAAAGCGAGGATACAAAAGTCGAGCCAGCTAAAAAAGCTGAAAATTTAACTACCAAAAAGATAGAAAAAACAAAATACGAAGAAAAAAATATAAAAAAAGATAGCTTTGAAGCGGTACCTTTTACGCTAAACGCCAGTATAAAAGGGCGCGCAAAGCTCGTTATCATAATAGACGATGTGGCGACATTTGAACATGCAAGCATGATAAAATCGCTTGGCTTAAAAATTACGCCGTCTATTTTTCCAGCGACAAAGACTCATCCAGATACGCCAAATATCGCAAGAACATTTGAGTTTTATATGATACATCTTCCGATGCAAGCAAAACACTTTGATAGCCCAGAGATAGGAACTCTCACGATCAACGAGAGTTTTGAGAGCATGCATGAAAAGATAAAAAAGATACGCAAAGATTTCCCACGTGCAAAATACACAAACAACCACACAGGATCGCGCTTTACAAGCGATTTTAATGCTATGGATAAGGCTTATAGGGCGCTGATAGAGCAGGGCTTTGTCTTTGTTGATAGCAAAACTATCGCCCAAACCGCAGTAGCAAGAGCTGCAAAAAAACATAATCAGCCATACATTTCAAGAGATATATTTTTAGACGACGATCCATCGGCTAGTGCTGTTAGACGTGAGCTTGTGGCTGCTGTAAATTTGGCTAAAAAAAGAGGCTATGCGATCGCCATCGGGCATCCAAAGAAAAATACGATCACAGTGATAAAAGAGAGCAAAAATAATCTTTTAAAAGATGTTGATGTGGTTTATCTAAAAGATATTTTATGA